The Trichosurus vulpecula isolate mTriVul1 chromosome 3, mTriVul1.pri, whole genome shotgun sequence genome includes a window with the following:
- the TRAPPC2L gene encoding trafficking protein particle complex subunit 2-like protein produces the protein MAVCIAVIAKENYPLYIRSIPAEHELKFHYTVHTSLDVVDEKVSAMGKALVDQRELYLGLLYPTEDYKVYGYVTNSKVKFVMVVDSSNTALRDNEIRSMFRKLHNSYTDVMCNPFYNPGDRIHSRAFDNMVTSMMVQVC, from the exons ATGGCGGTGTGTATCGCGGTGATCGCCAAAGAG AATTACCCGCTCTACATCCGGAGCATCCCTGCGGAGCATGAGCTGAAGTTCCATTATACAGTGCACACGTCTCTCGATGTGGTAGATGAGAAGGTCTCTGCCATGGGAAAGGCCCTCGTGGATCAGAGGGAGCTCTACCTGGGACTCCTGTACCCCACCGAAGACTACAAAGT GTATGGCTATGTGACGAATTCCAAGGTGAAGTTTGTTATGGTGGTGGATTCCTCCAACACAGCGCTTCGAGACAACGAGATCCGCAGT ATGTTTCGAAAGCTACATAATTCCTACACAGATGTCATGTGCAACCCCTTCTATAACCCTGGAGATCGTATTCATTCTAG GGCCTTTGATAACATGGTGACTTCCATGATGGTGCAGGTTTGTTGA